A single genomic interval of Daucus carota subsp. sativus chromosome 1, DH1 v3.0, whole genome shotgun sequence harbors:
- the LOC135149939 gene encoding uncharacterized protein LOC135149939 isoform X2 — protein MPRVVSLYQLLIIMNPINATVILLFPTVVGIRWLQKPVNRIMLLKPQVVSCYQLLTRMHQINQSGVLRCPILIKMQILALCWILSSQVSSVEVLIIFCLQYAQGFLCTGCYSVPILTTNFLNVSSQVITFAAE, from the exons ATG CCACGAGTCGTGTCCCTCTATCAACTGTTGATCATAATGAATCCAATCAAT GCAACAGTCATTCTCCTCTTTCCAACAGTCGTCGGTATTCGTTGGTTGCAGAAACCTGTGAATCGGATTATGCTCTTAAAG CCACAGGTGGTGTCCTGCTATCAACTGTTGACTAGAATGCATCAAATCAAT CAATCAGGCGTTCTCCGTTGTCCAATATTGATCAAAATGCAAATCCTGGCTTTGTGTTGGATTCTATCGTCACAG GTGTCAAGCGTAGAGGTCCTGATAATATTTTGCTTACAATATGCTCAAGGTTTTCTGTGTACTGGATGCTACTCAGTGCCAATCCTCACAACCAACTTTCTTAAC GTCTCCTCTCAGGTGATAACATTTGCCGCTGAGTGA
- the LOC135149939 gene encoding uncharacterized protein LOC135149939 isoform X1 — protein MPRVVSLYQLLIIMNPINATVILLFPTVVGIRWLQKPVNRIMLLKPQVVSCYQLLTRMHQINQSGVLRCPILIKMQILALCWILSSQVSSVEVLIIFCLQYAQGFLCTGCYSVPILTTNFLNVLFSHLQTTRSSHLLYKQVYNVQFS, from the exons ATG CCACGAGTCGTGTCCCTCTATCAACTGTTGATCATAATGAATCCAATCAAT GCAACAGTCATTCTCCTCTTTCCAACAGTCGTCGGTATTCGTTGGTTGCAGAAACCTGTGAATCGGATTATGCTCTTAAAG CCACAGGTGGTGTCCTGCTATCAACTGTTGACTAGAATGCATCAAATCAAT CAATCAGGCGTTCTCCGTTGTCCAATATTGATCAAAATGCAAATCCTGGCTTTGTGTTGGATTCTATCGTCACAG GTGTCAAGCGTAGAGGTCCTGATAATATTTTGCTTACAATATGCTCAAGGTTTTCTGTGTACTGGATGCTACTCAGTGCCAATCCTCACAACCAACTTTCTTAACGTATTGTTCTCTCATCTCCAGACCACACGATCCTCCCATCTTCTTTATAAACAAGTATATAATGTACAGTTTTCTTAA